In Streptomyces sp. HUAS ZL42, the DNA window ACGTGGCGGCGACCGTCGCCAACCGGCGACGCAAGGGGACCCTGCACCTGCTGGAGGAGATCTCCGAGCAGGTGGCGGGCTGGCCCGCCCGGGCCGTCGAACTGTCGCGCCTGGTCGCGCACAACCAGTCGGTGAAGCTCGCGAGGGGCTCGGAGCGGGGCCGCCTCCTCGACCTCCGGGACGGCTCCGCGCTCGCCCTCGCCGGCGGACCCTTCGACGGGACCGCCCGGACGGTCGACGTACGCCGCGCGAACTCGGCGCGCAGGCAAGGTGGTTGGACCCCCGCCGGAGTCGGCCTCTTCGTCTGGCGGCTGAAGGCGCACTCCCTCACCTCCTCCCCGGCGTACTGCATCGACCGCGCCCGCAACCTGTACACCTTCTCCATCCTCGGCAACGACAGCCCCCTGGTCACCAAACCGGTCCCGGAGCCGTCGCCCACACACATCGCCGCCGTCGACAACGTGCCCGCGTTCATCACCCGCCGACTGCTGCACGACCGGCTGCTGGACTACTACGGCCCCGGCAAGAGCTTCGTCGTCCGGCGCGACGGCGAGGACAAACCCGTACCGCCGTCCGACATCGTGGTCGCCGACCTCTCCGACTGGCGCTACCGGCCCAAGCGGGGCCAGGTCGCCGTCGACCCGGAGCTCGGGCGGATCGCCTTCGGCTCGCGGTCGGCGCCCCGGCAGGGCGTGTGGGTGGACTACCACTACGCGTTCGGCGCCGACATGGGCGGCGGCGAGTACGACCGGCCCGACCGCGTCGAACGCCCCGACGCCGCCTTCTACCGGGTGGGACCGGGACAGCCGTACCGCCAGATCATGGACGCCTACCGGGCCTGGCAGCACGACCGGCGGGCCGACCGCACCGGCCCGGACGGCATCATCGAGATCACCCACAGCGGCGCCTACCAGGAGCAGCTCGACTTCGACCTCGACCCGGGCGACCGGCTGGAGCTGCGGGCCGCCGAGGGGACCCGGCCGGTGATCCGGCTCCTCGACTGGTACAGCAACCGGCCCGACGCCCTCAACGTCCGTGCCGTGTCGGAGGACTGCGCCCCGCACGAGCGGCCGCGGCTCGTCCTCGACGGACTCCTCGTCGCCGGGCGCGGCATCAACGTCACCGGCCCGATGGGGGCGGTCGTCCTGCGGCACAGCACCCTCGTCCCCGGCTGGTCCCTGGAGCCCGAGTGCGAGCCGCACTCGCCGGAGGAACCCAGCATCGTCCTGGAACGCACCACCGCCTGCCTGCAGATCGAGCACAGCATCCTCGGCACGATCGAGGTCATCGGCGACGAGGTGAGCGAGGACCCCCTCGCCATCCATCTCCGCGACAGCGTCCTGGACGCCACCGGCCACGACCGCGAGGCCCTGTCCGCCCCGGACTGCCGGCACGCCCACGCCGTGCTCCATCTGCACCGGACGACCGTCATCGGCGAGGTGCACACGCACGCCGTGGAGATCGCCGAGAACTCGATCTTCACGGGGAGGCTCCACGTAGCCCGGCGCGGCATCGGCTGCCTGCGCTACTCGTACGTCCCCGCAGGGTCGCGCACGCCTCGCAGGCACCGATGCCTCTCCCACCCGCGCCCGTTGTTCACCTCCGAGCGCTACGGGACGCCCTGGTACTGCCAGTCGGCGGACCCCTGCCCGGAACAGATCCGGCGCGGCGCGGACGACGGCGCCGAGATGGGCGCCTTCCACGACCTGTACCGGCCGCAGCGCGAGGACGGTCTGCGCGCGCGCCTCGCGGAGTACACGCCCGCCGGCGCGGACGCCGGGATCTTCTTCGTGACGTGAGCCGCACCCGCCGCCGACCTTCGAAAACTCTCTGAACCAGGGGGACCCCCTTCATGCACGCCGACCTCTCCCGCCTCACCTTCCGCCCGGAGCGGCACTACTCCGCGGTCATCGCCCAGCAGGGCCGCGTCCAGCTCGACGCCGACACCAACGAGCAGACGGCGATCCAGCTCCACCAGACCCGCACCCTCGCGGCCGACCTCATCGGCCGGTACGGCGGGCCGCGCGAGGCCGCGGGCTTCCGCATCGACTACGTGGGCGGCAAGCACGACATCGACACTCTGATCATCCACGGCGGCCGCTACTACGTCGACGGCATCCTGCTCGACGCCTCCCGTCCCGCCCCCGGCACGCCCGTCCCCGACGAGGACGCCGAAGAGCAGGACACCACGGCCCCGCCCGCGAACTGGACGTACTGGGACCAGCCCGACGGCTTCCGCGACCCGGAGAAGCCGGGCGACCGGCTGCCCTCGCCCGCGCAGTCGCCGTTCGTGGTCTACCTGAAGGTGTGGGAGCGCGCCGTGTCCGCCGCCGAGGACCCGCTGCTGCGCGAGGTCGCCCTCGGTGCGGCGATGCCGGACACCGCCGCCCGCGTCAAGGTCGTCTGGCAGGTTCTGCCGCTGTCCCTGGCCCAGCTGGCGATCGAGGAGACCAACCCGTCGAAGGACATCGTCCGCGCCGCGTTCGACAAGTGGGCCGAACGCCAGTCGGCTTCCTCCGCCCGCCTCGCCGCCCGCAGCGAACGGCCCGAGCACGCCGACGAGGACCCGTGCCTGGTCAAGCCGGACGCCCGCTACCGGGGACCCGAGAACCAGCTGTACCGCGTCGAGGTCCACGCCGGCGGCGAGGCGAAGGACGCCACCTTCAAATGGTCCCGCGAGAACGGCTCGGTGGTTTTCCCGGTCGACGAACTCGACGGCACCTGGGTGCAGTTGGCGTCCCTCGGCCACGACGACAAGCTGGACCTCGACGTCGGCGACCTCGTGGAGTTCACCGACACCGCCTGCGCCTCGCGCCTCGAGCCCCTGCCGCTGCTGCGGGTCGAGGAACTCGACCTGCCGGGCCGCCGTGTCCGCCTGTCCGCCGAACCCGGGCCGGGCGTCGGACGGCTGCCGCACCTGAACCCGTTCCTGCGCCGCTGGGACCACCACGAGGGGCCGAAGCGCAAGGGCCGTACCACTTCGCTGAAGGGCGGTGCCGTACCCGTCGAGGAAGGGGAATGGCTGCCCCTGGAGGACGGTGTCGAGGTCTACTTCGCCAAGGGCGGCGGCTATCGCACCGGCGACCACTGGATCATCCCCGCCCGCACCGCCACCGGCAGCGTCGAATGGCCGGCGGATCCGGCCCGGCGCCCGCTGCTCCAGGCCCCCTCCGGCATCGTCCGCAGCTACGCCCCGCTCGCCCTGGTCAAGGGCGAGGGCGGCACCGTCGACCTGCGCCTCGCCTTCACCGCCCTGGCCAGCGGCATCCCGGCCGCGGACGAGGCGACCCTCGCCGCGGAGGCACAGGCCCGCAGGCAGGAGGAGGCGGCCGAGGCCGACCCCTCCGGCGGGCGGTCGCAGACCACAGCAGAAGCGGAGGCCACCGTGGAAGGAGACAAGTGATGGCGAAGCCGATCGGCGCGTCCAAGATGGTGGAACTCCTGCGCGCGGAGGGCCTGACGGTCCACGAGGTCCGCAGCTGGCGCACCCACAACCGCAACAGCAAGGGCCCCTGGGGCCCGCTCAACGGCGTGATGATCCACCACACCGTCAGCTCCGGCACCGCCGCCTCCGTCGACATCTGCTACGACGGCTACTCCGGCCTGCCCGGGCCGCTGTGCCACGGCGTCATCGACAAGAAGGGCGAGATCCACCTCGTCGGCAACGGCCGCGCCAACCACGCCGGGCTCGGCGACAGCGACGTCCTGCGCGCCGTGATCAACGAGACGAGGCTGCCGCCCGACAACGAGGCCGACACGGACGGCAACCGGCACTTCTACGGCTTCGAGTGCATCAACCTCGGCGACGGCAAGGACCCCTGGCCCGAGGCGCAGAAAGAAGCCATCGAGAAGGTCGCCGCCGCCATCTGCCGCCACCACGGCTGGAGCGAGCGGTCCGTCATCGGCCACAAGGAGTGGCAGCCGGGCAAGCAGGACCCGCGCGGCTTCACGATGGACAGCATGCGCAAGCGGATAGCCGAGCGGCTGGCCGGCAAGGGCCAGGGAGGCAAGGACCCCGACCCCAAGCCCGCGCCCAAGCCGACGTACGAGCCCTTCCCGGGCAGTGGCTTCTTCCACATCGGCCAGAACTCCCCGATCATCACCGCCATGGGTCGCCGGCTCGTCGCCGAGGGCTGCGGCCGCTACGAGGAGGGCCCCAGCCCGGAATGGACCGAGGCCGACCGCAAGTCGTACGCGGCCTGGCAGCACAAGCTCGGCTTCAAGGGCAAGGACGCCGACGGCATCCCGGGCAAGGCGAGTTGGGACAGGCTGAAGGTGCCGCACAGCTGACCGGCCGGGCGGCCCGCCCCCGTGTCGCCTACGCCGGGTCGGCGTTGGTGGGCGGATAGGCGGGCCGCGCCGGGATCCGGGCGTCCGGTGCGGGCAGCGGAGGCAGCTTCGGCTCGTACAGCCACGCCCTGAACAGGTCCTCCAGCGGCTCGGGCGCGAACCGCGCCACATGCGCGGTGAAGGCGTGGGTGGTCACCGCGCCGCCACGGTGCAGTCCGGCCCAGCCGCGCAGCACGCGGAAGAACAGGTCGTCGCCCAGCGCGCAGCGCACCGCGTGCACGGCGAGCCCGCCCCGCTCGTACAGCCGGTCGTCGAACATCGACTTCCGCCCCGGATCGGCCAGCCGCAGATCCTGCGGCAGCGAGGACAGCAACCGGTGGGCGGCGGCCGCCAGTTGCTGCGCGGTGCGCCCGCCCGACCGCTCCGACCACAGCCACTCCGCGTACTTGGCGAACCCCTCGTTCAGCCAGATGTGCCGCCAGTCGGCGATGGACACACTGTTGCCGAACCACTGGTGCGCCAGCTCGTGCGCCACCAGCCGCTCCGAACCCCGCGCCCCGTCCACGTGGTTGGCGCCGAACAACGACAACCCCTGTGCCTCGACGGGCACATCGAGCTCCTCCTCCGTGACGACGACCGCGTACTCGTCGAACGGGTACGGCCCGAAAAGCTCCTGGAAAAGGTCCATCATCGCGGGCTGCCGCGCGAAGTCCCGGGAGAACTCCGGGAGCAGATGCGCCGGAATGTGCCCGTGCTGCGGAACGCCGCCCGGCCCGGGGTCGCCGAGCAGCACCGTCTGGTACTTGCCGATCGACAGCCCCACCAGATAGCTCGACGTCGGCGCGGACTGCTCGTACACCCAGGTCGTCGTACTCGCCCTGGTCGTACGGGTCAGCAGACGGCCGCCCGCCACCACGGCGTACGCCGACGGCGTGGTGATCGAGATCTGGTACGACGCCTTGTCGGCGGGCCGGTCGTTGCACGGGTACCAGGACGGCGCCCCGATCGGCTGGCTCGCCACCAGCGCCCCGTCCGCCAGCTCCTCCCAGCCGAGCCCGCCCCAGGGGCTGTTCACCGGCTTGGGGTTGCCGGACCAGTGCACCTCGACGGTGAAGGCGGCTCCGGCCCGGATCGGCTTGGCCGGGCGGATGCGCAGCCGCCCGCCCCGGTGGGTGTAGTGCGGCTGCCGGCCGTCCACCCGCACCCGGCCGATCTTGAAGTCGGCCAGGTTCAGCTGGAACTCGTTGAGCGCCGAGCGTCCCGCTATGGCGTTGATCCGGGCCGTGCCCGACAGCCGGTTCGGGCCGGGTCGGTAGTCCAGCGCGAGCTCGTAGCGGTGCACCCGGTAGCGGGGATCACCGTTGGCCGGGAAGTACGGGTCCGGACCCATTGCCTGCTGAACTGCCACTGCCGCGTCCGCTCCCTGCGCTGTGCTGCCACTCCGTACCGCCGGTGCACCGCCCGCCGGTTCCGAGCCAAGGGGGTGCCTCATGGATCTTGCCGGGGTCGCGGGGTCTGGCACGCACATCTGCGGCGTTGTCGTCGGTTGCCGACGCTCCGCGTCGACGCCCTCCTCCGCCTTGCAGCTGCACGCACCAGACCCCGCTCGGCCCAGTTGATCAGGTGCCGTCACTCGTGTCCGGCCTGATCCAAGAGACACCCCCTAGCCCG includes these proteins:
- a CDS encoding M1 family metallopeptidase, whose translation is MAVQQAMGPDPYFPANGDPRYRVHRYELALDYRPGPNRLSGTARINAIAGRSALNEFQLNLADFKIGRVRVDGRQPHYTHRGGRLRIRPAKPIRAGAAFTVEVHWSGNPKPVNSPWGGLGWEELADGALVASQPIGAPSWYPCNDRPADKASYQISITTPSAYAVVAGGRLLTRTTRASTTTWVYEQSAPTSSYLVGLSIGKYQTVLLGDPGPGGVPQHGHIPAHLLPEFSRDFARQPAMMDLFQELFGPYPFDEYAVVVTEEELDVPVEAQGLSLFGANHVDGARGSERLVAHELAHQWFGNSVSIADWRHIWLNEGFAKYAEWLWSERSGGRTAQQLAAAAHRLLSSLPQDLRLADPGRKSMFDDRLYERGGLAVHAVRCALGDDLFFRVLRGWAGLHRGGAVTTHAFTAHVARFAPEPLEDLFRAWLYEPKLPPLPAPDARIPARPAYPPTNADPA
- a CDS encoding peptidoglycan-binding protein, translated to MAKPIGASKMVELLRAEGLTVHEVRSWRTHNRNSKGPWGPLNGVMIHHTVSSGTAASVDICYDGYSGLPGPLCHGVIDKKGEIHLVGNGRANHAGLGDSDVLRAVINETRLPPDNEADTDGNRHFYGFECINLGDGKDPWPEAQKEAIEKVAAAICRHHGWSERSVIGHKEWQPGKQDPRGFTMDSMRKRIAERLAGKGQGGKDPDPKPAPKPTYEPFPGSGFFHIGQNSPIITAMGRRLVAEGCGRYEEGPSPEWTEADRKSYAAWQHKLGFKGKDADGIPGKASWDRLKVPHS
- a CDS encoding DUF6519 domain-containing protein, coding for MHADLSRLTFRPERHYSAVIAQQGRVQLDADTNEQTAIQLHQTRTLAADLIGRYGGPREAAGFRIDYVGGKHDIDTLIIHGGRYYVDGILLDASRPAPGTPVPDEDAEEQDTTAPPANWTYWDQPDGFRDPEKPGDRLPSPAQSPFVVYLKVWERAVSAAEDPLLREVALGAAMPDTAARVKVVWQVLPLSLAQLAIEETNPSKDIVRAAFDKWAERQSASSARLAARSERPEHADEDPCLVKPDARYRGPENQLYRVEVHAGGEAKDATFKWSRENGSVVFPVDELDGTWVQLASLGHDDKLDLDVGDLVEFTDTACASRLEPLPLLRVEELDLPGRRVRLSAEPGPGVGRLPHLNPFLRRWDHHEGPKRKGRTTSLKGGAVPVEEGEWLPLEDGVEVYFAKGGGYRTGDHWIIPARTATGSVEWPADPARRPLLQAPSGIVRSYAPLALVKGEGGTVDLRLAFTALASGIPAADEATLAAEAQARRQEEAAEADPSGGRSQTTAEAEATVEGDK